The sequence CTGTATATGCGACTCAATTGCTTGAGAAAGAGCACTCTGGATGCCATGCTTTACTTAGAGATGATAAGGTACTTCTTTGGCTGAACCACTTGTTCCTGTTACTTAGTTGGAGAAATCAGTTAAATAAATGATTTTTGTCTGTTTAAGGTGGAGGATCTGTCTAGAATGTTCCGGCTCTTTTCTAAGATACCCCGAGGCTTGGATCCGGTTTCGAATATTTTTAAACAGGTTTTCATGCTGCACTCATgacatttttaattttgtattctTGGGTCGTCAAATATATTGATAGTTGTAATTTGTTGTGAGATGTATATGATTTTTTCTTTATCTATGATGCAATTTTAGCATGTTACTGCTGAAGGAATGGCTCTAGTCAAACAGGCGGAAGATGCTGCAAGTAACAAGAAGGTTTGTCTATCAATTCTCTTCTCGATAACTATATCACACAAGATGATGCCTAAAGTTGTTGTGTACTTTTTTTCCCTCTAGCATATCATGGTGGATTGAAAGAATTCTCAGTACTTTGACAAATCTGCCAAAAGCTGTGAAAACTTTATGAATATTGCTTTATGCGTTAGCTAATTGATTTGGGGTTTAGTCTTTACTTTTGAGTTAGCTAGCCTTTTCTTTTCATGCTAGCTAGATAcctctttctttcttctgtAATTTTGTTTATCAGTGATTTTATTCCTTACTTTAGTTTGTACTGATTAGCTGTATTTTCCATGGTCCCAACCAATTCATTACTGATGAATTCCAATTATTTTGTATCTCTACAGGCAGAGAAGAAGGATGTAGTTGGTCTGCAAGAACAAGTACGTAGTATATTATTTAGGGTTTGTTTGGTATCCAGTATTACATCGCATCATATAGTATAGCGTTATATGACATGTTTTTATTACACATACAATACAAGTTAATACCAAATATAGTACTGTATAAAAACATGATACACACactataatactatacaatgTAATACAGTGTACCAACAGACACCTTATAGGGTTAGACTGTACACACTTTTTCAAGCTAAAACTAATGTGCCTTCTGTTATTCAGGTTTTTGTCAGAAAAGTCATTGAGCTACATGACAAATATCTAGCATATGTGAACGACTGTTTCCAAAACCATACACTTTTTCACAAGGTTTGTGTATTAACCTGCTTGAAGGCTATCTGGACACTTTTTCTGACTCCTGTTCATATTAtctaattgttttattttttatttttgttctacAGGCCCTTAAGGAAGCTTTTGAGATATTCTGCAACAAGGGTGTTGCTGGAAGCTCAAGTGCAGAACTTCTTGCGACATTTTGTGATAACATTCTAAAGAAAGGTGGAAGTGAGAAACTAAGTGACGAAGCCATTGAGGAGACACTGGAAAAGGTGTGCTGCACTGTTCCTTTGCTATATTATTTATCAACTTGTCTGGACTTGTAGAATTTTGccattgatttattttttgaaaaccaaatctGCAGGTTGTGAAGCTGCTAGCATATATTAGTGACAAAGACTTGTTTGCCGAGTTTTATAGGTATTAATTGCTGTCAAACTTTGtcgttttattttaagtttgttcTTTTACGAGAGGGGAGGAAGGGCTGGATTGCACTTATATAATGATAATATTTGATGATTTTCCTTAGAATAGATGTTAGATGACTAATCCTTTATCATGTTTTACAGGAAAAAGCTTGCTCGACGTCTTCTTTTTGACAAGAGTGCAAATGATGATCATGAGAGATGTATTTTGACTAAACTGAAGCAGCAATGTGGCGGACAGTTCACTTCAAAGATGGAAGGAATGGTAGGTTGCATTAGATGCTCATTGAAGTATCTTAAGATTGGAGCCTCTAAAGTGCTACTTTTCTCTTGTAGGTGACGGACTTGACTTTGGCAAAAGAAAACCAGACAAATTTTGAGGAGTATTTAAAGACTAATACTCAAGCAAATCCAGGGATTGATTTGACTGTTACTGTTTTGACCACGGGCTTCTGGCCAAGTTACAAATCTTTTGACCTCAATCTTCCAGCTGAGATGGTATATTGCAAATGCTAACAACTTCTCCCTCACTCTCAACCTTGTAAGCTTATTTTTCTATGTGAATTGCTAAGgttttatcttttttgtttttaggttaAGTGTGTTGAGGTTTTCAAGGAATTTTATCAGACAAAAACGAAGCACAGAAAACTTACATGGATATACTCCCTAGGAATTTGTAATattattgggaaatttgaacCAAAAACCATGGAGCTGATTGTTACGACTTATCAGGTAAGCTTAATAATTCATAAATCCGGTATATTTCTTTGTTATGTTGTCCAGttggtaattttaattttcttctttCAGGCTTCTGCGTTGCTGCTATTCAATTCCTCAGATAGATTGAGTTACTCTGAAATCATGACTCAGTTAAACTTGAATGATGATGATGTTGTTAGACTGCTCCATTCCTTGTCATGCGCTAAGTATAAGATTCTCAACAAGGAGCCGAGTACAAAAACTATATCTCCTACTGATTACTTTGAGTTCAACTCCAAGTTTACTGACAAAATGAGGAGGATCAAGGTTGGTGGATatcttttttctttccttcatctCTTATTTCATTCTTCCGATCCTTAtgatataacacacagatcCCTCTCCCACCTGTGGATGAGAAAAAGAAAGTAATCGAGGATGTTGACAAGGACAGAAGATATGCCAT is a genomic window of Cannabis sativa cultivar Pink pepper isolate KNU-18-1 chromosome 9, ASM2916894v1, whole genome shotgun sequence containing:
- the LOC115722854 gene encoding cullin-1; translation: MTMNERKTIDLEQGWEFMQKGITKLKNILEGLPEPQFSSEDYMMLYTTIYNMCTQKPPHDYSQQLYDKYRESFEEYITSTVLPSLREKHDEFMLRELVKRWANHKIMVRWLSRFFHYLDRYFIARRSLPPLNEVGLTCFRDLVYQELNSKVRDAVISLIDQEREGEQIDRALLKNVLDIFVEIGMGQMDHYENDFEAAMLKDTAAYYSRKASNWILEDSCPDYMLKAEECLRREKDRVSHYLHSSSEPKLLEKVQHELLSVYATQLLEKEHSGCHALLRDDKVEDLSRMFRLFSKIPRGLDPVSNIFKQHVTAEGMALVKQAEDAASNKKAEKKDVVGLQEQVFVRKVIELHDKYLAYVNDCFQNHTLFHKALKEAFEIFCNKGVAGSSSAELLATFCDNILKKGGSEKLSDEAIEETLEKVVKLLAYISDKDLFAEFYRKKLARRLLFDKSANDDHERCILTKLKQQCGGQFTSKMEGMVTDLTLAKENQTNFEEYLKTNTQANPGIDLTVTVLTTGFWPSYKSFDLNLPAEMVKCVEVFKEFYQTKTKHRKLTWIYSLGICNIIGKFEPKTMELIVTTYQASALLLFNSSDRLSYSEIMTQLNLNDDDVVRLLHSLSCAKYKILNKEPSTKTISPTDYFEFNSKFTDKMRRIKIPLPPVDEKKKVIEDVDKDRRYAIDASIVRIMKSRKVLGHQQLVMECVEQLGRMFKPDFKAIKKRIEDLITRDYLERDKDNPNMFRYLA